A region of the Egibacteraceae bacterium genome:
CGCCTGAGCGCAGACCCGGGTCATGACCCAGTCACCGATCGGGCCGATGAGCCCGCGGGCCTCCGCAATGGGGATGAAGAGCGCCGGCGAGACGAGCCCGTCGACCGGGTGGTGCCACCGCAAGAGCCCTTCAGCGCCGATCACCCGGTCGCCCTCGCCTGGGGCTGCCAGAGCCACGATCGGCTGGTAGACGAGCGAGAGCTCGCCCCTGGTGATGGCGTGTCGCAGATCCTGATCGAACTGGTCACTGCGCACGGCCTGGCTCCGCAGCGCGCTCGTGTACGTCTCGATCTCACCGGGACCGCGCTGCTTGGCGCGGTACATCGCGGCGTCAGCGCGGCGCACCAGCTCCTCCGCATCGCATGCGCCGTCGCTGATGGCGACGCCGACGCTGGCCGTCACCCGGGCGGCGCCCTCACGCTGGGAGAACGGCTTGCTGAGGCTGTCGACGGCTCGCTGGGCGATGCCCACGGCGGCTTCGGTGGTGGTGGCCTCGCACACCATGACGAACTCGTCACCGGACTGGCGGGCGAGCGTGTCCTGTGGGCGACAGATCGCGCTCAGGCGAGCGGCGACCTCGACCAGCAGACGGTCACCGGCGTCGTGCCCCAGCGTATCGTTGATCTGCTTGAACCCGTCCAGATCGACGAACAGCACCGCGAAGGGGCCGTCGCCGCGACGCTGCCTGGCCAGGGCCACCCCCAGCCGGTCCAACAGCAGGACCCGGTTGGGCAGGCCCGTCAACGGGTCGTGCAGCGACCGGTGGCGCAGCTGCTCCTCCAGGTGCAGGCGTCGTCCCACGTTGGCGAGCACGTTGTTGACCGAGCTGACGAACTCCCGGTCGGCGTCGTCCGGGTCGCCGGCGCTCCTGAGCACCAAGGGGTGCCGATCGGAGCCCGACGCCTCCCCCACCGCAGCCTCGCCGGCCAAGGTGACCGTGCAGCGCTCGGGCAGGGTCCCACGGACGACCTCTGCGGTGTCGTGGGCGAAGGCGGTGAGGTCGCGCTCGGCCAGTGCCCGCTCACTGATGCTGGCCAACGCCGACGCCCTGGCGGTCCGCCGCTTCAACGCCGCCGTGATCACCTGCTCGTCCGCGAGCTGGGCGCGGGCGATATCACGCTGCTTGGCAGAGCGTTCCGACGGCACGACGTGCAGCTCGAGCTTCAGGGCGGCTCCCACGATGAAGAGCCAGGCACCCACGGCCTGCGCCACATGGACGATCAGGTCGTGCCCCTCGACCGGGTACACCCGGCCGCCG
Encoded here:
- a CDS encoding bifunctional diguanylate cyclase/phosphodiesterase, whose protein sequence is MVALAGSVGAGYFVIALVVAPRIRMPSAPPAVVLIVRGAAIMFFLACGLTHLHIVAHTLGIGGRVYPVEGHDLIVHVAQAVGAWLFIVGAALKLELHVVPSERSAKQRDIARAQLADEQVITAALKRRTARASALASISERALAERDLTAFAHDTAEVVRGTLPERCTVTLAGEAAVGEASGSDRHPLVLRSAGDPDDADREFVSSVNNVLANVGRRLHLEEQLRHRSLHDPLTGLPNRVLLLDRLGVALARQRRGDGPFAVLFVDLDGFKQINDTLGHDAGDRLLVEVAARLSAICRPQDTLARQSGDEFVMVCEATTTEAAVGIAQRAVDSLSKPFSQREGAARVTASVGVAISDGACDAEELVRRADAAMYRAKQRGPGEIETYTSALRSQAVRSDQFDQDLRHAITRGELSLVYQPIVALAAPGEGDRVIGAEGLLRWHHPVDGLVSPALFIPIAEARGLIGPIGDWVMTRVCAQAARWRAQMPDDHDLLVAMNLSVCQLAEPDFAAKVTAAVRAAGARPEDLVLELTETAVIEGDQALVATLCELRSLGLRIALDDFGTGYSSLTHLRTLPLDILKVDRSFVAGLGQRGTEQAIVTALAALTQGLGMQVVAEGVETVEQLQAIRHLGLEMAQGYLLGRPMRSAEVADLLPAAGRPAAGFIHGRHT